In Lates calcarifer isolate ASB-BC8 linkage group LG4, TLL_Latcal_v3, whole genome shotgun sequence, a genomic segment contains:
- the si:ch211-106h4.4 gene encoding MAM and LDL-receptor class A domain-containing protein 1, with the protein MLITASYKVNISSVARLVSFPQPAGQVICVSFWYHIFGNSIGSLKFIAKYSGEPERVVWMRSGTQGNKWRFADLTFSSDKPIQFIIEAVVGGKQGSIAIDDIVVSSTANGSCPPERECTFQGSLCGLQPQPSTSFSWSRITGTSQPANSSGPIADHTLGTEEGYYLSAQLWNHPVGSRGAMMTVMMEPTPPDGECLMFWYYMEGSGVGELSVLLQTPGSHGNSQRLWVRRGDQGKHWRHGRVTLNSPDTPYQVIFEAMVGDGPRRDIAIDDLIILNGACPPKGFCDFEMDLCGWVNNPPAESGVDWDWLSGDSDGPLIPDRDHSTDSSLGHFAFFMVSKSKTETVARLESESMAPVDRACLELWHQAHGWLSDRPSHITLTVFVNETAGLRPVWNTSGYMNNTWIRDRVDYSSSELHQIVLQASCPDSQEGSFALDDVHVIRDESCYDIIPNTTPTPDTTTTTAAPPSAMDCTFEQGLCNWVQEDSDDLNWTLTNGLQVDRPWDGPQYDHTVENKKGFFLLLNGSGSKTGERAVISAPVISVKSHICVGFWYYMLGPSVSTLDLLVQTKSSELLAWTRRGTHSPEWINAQVTISMNNATRMVFTGHRNTNSRGFIAIDDITVREGACSNQNMCGFESSLCGFENSVNHRGQWGRKRGTKHHVDHTYGTENGFYATVKITNSTQTEVAQLLTPEFTSATEICVLFWYWSPAGSSNSLAVHVLRNWEQGDALWQRSGAPSTGWEAAEVTVSSPPKFRVAFTAEHVPGTNSTVKLDDISVREGVCSPPGSCDFESGQCTWVNVPRVHGHDWVLANGGFQGPPTDHTTQTPEGWFLLSSSVHLNHSSRAQVVSEWIQLKDTPSCLTLWHYMDSSDSGSLRVYMRSGPSEEDLMFHSNSSGSRWSRLTRSVERVRPFQLLIEAEANNKGFIAIDDISLTPGLCRVNETSSDFVGCSFESGTCDWEDISVGQFQWMRGRNATGNTGPSVDHTLGTELGWYMAVEPDRGDQISPAVLKSPTMKQASSTCTLHFYYNMYGEDTEELSVQIKAGSRSTTLWRLSGSHRDQWQHGEVTIGRIPKDFTILFEASRTFNKPGHITIDDIDFTNCTLPEPQPSCPESMFTCNNRVCVERNQVCDFSDDCGDRSDENNCEQHDVVERCSFEQGLCFWAESNVDTPGAAWTRRKGLEAWPKHGPPRDHTQNSAAGHYVVPGTSLTEKGQASEILSKTLLPSLNCNVRFFYFSLDDTTARLTAQSRTLRSGNGDRLLWLGENSQSYSWQRAEVTFSSSASSRIVFRYEHGDGRRGLVALDDVSFSKECKFDPDNTELPDTSPTSAPPTSSAPVNPCQNNEFFCWRSAGKVCILATLWCDDHPDCPQGEDEDGCGPCTFESDQCQWTDTSEGQSKWQRQKASNNTVPPTDHTTDTGYYMRVSFSQGSTQSEARLQSPPLPPSSPYCQILFHFHISAASAGSLRVLMQQAEGSEAILWSRSHNTVSHWTAESLPLGLHQKRYKVLFSSINNTTQGAATTGDRIFAVDDISFLNCDKSYQPPALSAYGCSFEDGLCVWVQGAEDELDWLSGSGPTETPNTGPAGDHTTGKGRYLYIKSSPPSVKGNMAQLKSSLLPPAGEKGYCFTFWYHMFGATVGSLRMLLQTADPWKKTLVWQKSRNQGDQWLSVQTHVTLQKVHQVILEATVGGEAGDIAIDDISIISGPCPVSDLCDFEEGSCNWQQQTDDDFDWIRQSGSTHNANTGPDSDHTTNTPAGHYYYLPSSSTDRTGQTAAMSSPLYPAGKGACVQLWYHMYGTGMGTLNVYQKSEDGKKALIFSQTGDQGRLWRFAQASLLPRVQPYRIVVEGVKARPTLEGDMAFDDVQLMDAQCPPHGFCDFERNMCSWSNLGVGVDQGDWLRGRGASPNPNTGPSVDHTTNSTQGYYLYVDSSVGEWGSTSFLVSDVFQPSTRGHCLTFWYHMYGSNVGTVRVYINDRKMHTGGTEEGILKWIETGNKGDKWHMANVSIKHEEAFWFVFVYQRGENGGGDVALDDITISHEGCYSDPPINPPDDNNDALSIGLAVGLTLLAGLIISIFLFVLNRKRSTMNQPTVLNNEPIDQNPAFDLFDCKIEGTQHGTESDFSFINKLYQPMPHVTDTNMVSSDA; encoded by the exons ATGCTCATAACAGCCTCATACAAGGTTAATATATCATCAGTTGCCAGACTCGTCAGTTTCCCTCAACCTGCCGGTCAAGTCATATGTGTGAGCTTCTGGTACCACATATTTGGCAACAGCATTG GTTCGTTGAAGTTTATTGCAAAGTATTCTGGTGAACCAGAGAGGGTTGTGTGGATGAGAAGTGGCACCCAGGGAAACAAATGGCGATTTGCTGATCTTACCTTCAGCAGTGACAAACCGATACAG TTTATCATAGAAGCTGTTGTGGGTGGTAAACAGGGGAGCATAGCCATCGATGACATTGTGGTGTCCAGCACTGCGAATGGTTCTTGTCCACCTGAGAGGGAGTGCACCTTCCAGGGCTCCCTCTGTGGTCTGCAGCCCCAGCCATCCACAAGCTTCAGCTGGAGCAGGATTACGGGAACGTCCCAGCCAGCCAACTCTTCAGGCCCCATTGCAGATCACACTCTGGGGACAGAGGAAG GTTATTACCTGAGTGCCCAGTTGTGGAATCACCCTGTGGGGTCCAGAGGTGCGATGATGACTGTGATGATGGAGCCCACCCCTCCTGATGGAGAATGTCTGATGTTCTGGTACTACATGGAGGGAAGTGGAGTGGGTGAACTCAGTGTTCTCCTTCAGACGCCTGGCAGCCATGGAAACTCCCAGAGGCTCTGGGTCAGAAGAGGAGATCAGGGGAAGCACTGGAGACATGGAAGGGTGACGCTTAACAGCCCTGACACCCCGTATCAG GTTATTTTTGAGGCGATGGTTGGGGATGGACCGAGGAGAGATATCGCCATTGACGACCTCATCATCCTGAATGGTGCTTGTCCCCCGAAAG GTTTTTGTGACTTTGAGATGGACTTGTGTGGCTGGGTGAACAATCCTCCAGCAGAGTCCGGTGTGGACTGGGACTGGCTCTCAGGTGACAGTGATGGCCCTTTAATCCCAGACAGGGACCACTCCACGGATTCTTCTCTGG gccACTTTGCATTCTTCATGGTGTCTAAGTCCAAGACAGAAACAGTTGCTCGACTGGAGAGTGAGTCGATGGCACCTGTGGACCGAGCTTGCCTGGAGCTCTGGCACCAAGCCCATGGGTGGTTATCAGATA GGCCCTCGCACATtacactgacagtgtttgtgaatGAGACTGCTGGACTGCGTCCTGTGTGGAATACAAGTGGATATATGAATAATACATGGATCAGAGACAGGGTGGATTACAGCTCATCAGAGCTTCACCAG ATTGTTTTGCAAGCCAGTTGTCCCGACTCACAAGAGGGAAGCTTTGCCCTGGATGATGTCCACGTCATCAGAGACGAATCTTGTTATGATATTATCCCAAACACCACCCCAACCcctgacaccaccaccaccaccgctgctCCTCCCTCCGCCATGGACTGCACCTTTGAACAAG GTCTATGTAATTGGGTCCAAGAGGACAGTGATGATTTGAACTGGACTCTGACTAATGGACTTCAAGTGGATCGACCATGGGATGGACCTCAGTACGATCAtactgttgaaaataaaaaag GTTTCTTTTTGCTGTTAAATGGATCCGGATCCAAGACCGGAGAGAGAGCAGTCATCTCTGCTCCTGTCATCAGTGTTAAATCACATATCTGTGTTGGATTCTGGTATTACATGCTCGGGCCTTCTGTGTCCACCCTGGACCTGCTGGTTCAGACA AAATCCTCTGAGCTGTTAGCCTGGACTCGCAGAGGGACCCACAGTCCAGAGTGGATCAACGCACAAGTAACCATCAGCATGAATAATGCAACGCGG ATGGTGTTCACTGGCCATAGAAACACCAACAGCCGAGGATTCATTGCCATCGATGACATTACAGTGAGGGAGGGGGCCTGTAGTAATCAGA atatgtGTGGGTTTGAGTCCAGCTTGTGTGGCTTTGAGAACAGTGTCAATCACAGGGGTCAGTGGGGTCGCAAAAGGGGAACGAAACATCACGTGGATCACACCTATGGAACTGAAAATG GTTTTTATGCGACTGTGAAGATAACAAACTCTACACAGACTGAAGTAGCTCAGCTGCTCACACCAGAGTTCACATCAGCTACAGAGATATGTGTTCTCTTCTG GTACTGGTCACCTGCAGGTTCCTCTAACAGTCTCGCTGTCCATGTGCTGCGGAATTGGGAGCAGGGTGATGCCCTCTGGCAACGATCTGGAGCACCCTCTACAGGCTGGGAGGCGGCAGAGGTCACTGTGTCCTCTCCGCCAAAATTTCGT GTGGCGTTTACGGCGGAGCATGTACCAGGCACCAATTCTACAGTAAAACTAGATGATATTTCTGTGAGGGAGGGGGTCTGCAGTCCTCCAGGCAGCTGTGACTTTGAGTCTGGACAGTGCACCTGGGTCAATGTCCCCAGAGTACATGGACATGACTGGGTGCTGGCCAATGGGGGTTTCCAGGGTCCCCCTACAGACCACACCACTCAGACCCCAGAGG GTTGGTTTTTGTTGAGCTCATCAGTGCACCTAAACCACAGCAGTCGAGCACAGGTGGTGTCAGAATGGATCCAGCTGAAAGACACCCCCTCCTGTCTCACATTATGGCACTATATGGATAGCAG tgacTCTGGGTCATTGCGGGTGTACATGCGTTCAGGGCCGTCAGAGGAAGATCTGATGTTCCACAGTAACAGCAGTGGAAGCAGGTGGAGCAGACTCACTCGATCTGTAGAGAGGGTCAGGCCTTTCCAG CTGCTGATCGAAGCAGAGGCTAACAATAAAGGATTTATTGCCATTGATGACATCAGTCTCACACCAGGGCTTTGTCGAG TGAATGAAACAAGTTCAGATTTTGTGGGTTGCTCGTTTGAAAGTGGCACGTGTGACTGGGAGGACATCAGCGTTGGCCAGTTTCAGTGGATGAGAGGAAGGAATGCTACTGGGAACACAGGACCCTCTGTGGACCACACGCTGGGCACTGAACTGG GTTGGTACATGGCAGTGGAGCCTGACCGAGGTGATCAAATAAGCCCTGCAGTCCTGAAGAGTCCCACTATGAAACAGGCCAGCAGCACCTGCACCCTACACTTCTACTACAACATGTATGGAGAGG ACACAGAAGAGCTGAGTGTGCAGATAAAGGCGGGCTCTAGGTCCACTACGCTGTGGAGGCTGTCAGGCAGCCACAGAGACCAGTGGCAACATGGTGAAGTAACAATTGGTAGAATCCCCAAGGATTTCACCATCCTGTTTGAGGCGTCCAGGACCTTCAACAAGCCCGGACACATCACCATAGATGACATAGACTTCACAAACTGCACCCTGCCTG AGCCCCAGCCCTCATGTCCAGAAAGTATGTTTACGTGCAacaacagagtgtgtgttgagcGCAACCAAGTGTGTGACTTCAGCGATGACTGTGGAGACCGGTCTGATGAGAACAACTGTG AGCAACATGATGTGGTGGAGCGCTGCAGCTTCGAACAAGGCCTGTGTTTCTGGGCAGAGAGTAATGTGGACACACCTGGAGCTGCATGGACACGTCGCAAAGGACTGGAGGCCTGGCCCAAACACGGGCCTCCCAGGGATCACACCCAAAACTCTGCTGCAG GTCACTATGTCGTACCTGGGACTTCCCTGACCGAGAAGGGCCAGGCATCAGAGATTCTCTCCAAAACTTTACTACCCAGCTTAAACTGTAAT GTGAGATTCTTCTACTTCAGCCTGGATGACACCACAGCCAGACTGACGGCCCAGTCCAGGACACTGCGGTCTGGTAACGGGGACAGATTGTTATGGCTCGGGGAGAACTCACAGAGCTACAGCTGGCAAAGAGCGGAGGTCACGTTCTCCTCGTCGGCCAGCAGCAGG ATTGTCTTCAGATACGAGCACGGGGATGGTCGCAGAGGGCTGGTTGCACTGGACGATGTATCTTTCTCCAAAGAGTGTAAATTTGACCCTGACAACACTGAGCTCCCTGACACATCGCCCACCTCTGCCCCACCAACGTCCTCTGCACCAGTCAACCCCTGTCAG AATAATGAGTTTTTCTGTTGGCGGTCAGCTGGAAAAGTGTGTATTCTGGCTACCTTATGGTGTGATGATCATCCAGACTGCCCCCAGGGGGAGGACGAGGATGGCTGTG gTCCATGCACATTTGAAAGCGACCAGTGCCAATGGACAGACACCAGTGAAGGGCAGAGCAagtggcagagacagaaagccAGTAACAACACTGTGCCACCCACCGATCATACTACAGACACAG GCTACTACATGAGAGTGAGTTTCAGTCAGGGGTCCACACAGAGTGAGGCCCGGCTCCAGAGTCCCCCACTTCCTCCTTCATCCCCTTACTGCCAGATTCT GTTTCACTTCCACATCAGTGCAGCAAGTGCTGGGTCACTCAGAGTGCTTATGCAGCAAGCTGAAGGGAGTGAAGCAATCCTGTGGTCACGCAGTCACAACACTGTCTCCCATTGGACTGCAGAGTCTCTGCCTCTAGGCCTGCACCAGAAGCGTTACAAG gttttgtttagTAGCATAAATAACACAACTCAGGGGGCCGCAACCACTGGGGATCGCATTTTTGCTGTGGATGATATCTCTTTTCTGAACTGCGACAAATCCTACCAACCACCAG CTCTGTCTGCCTATGGCTGTTCTTTCGAagatggtttgtgtgtttgggtgcaGGGGGCTGAAGACGAGTTGGACTGGCTCAGTGGATCAGGACCTACTGAAACCCCCAACACTGGGCCTGCAGGAGACCACACTACTGGCAAAG GGAGATACCTTTACATCAAGAGCTCCCCACCAAGTGTGAAGGGAAATATGGCCCAGTTGAAGTCTTCattgctgccacctgctggggAAAAAGGAtactgtttcacattttggtACCACATGTTTGGAGCTACTGTCGGCTCTTTGAGGATGCTTCTACAAACAGCTGATCCTTGGAAGAAAACACTG GTGTGGCAAAAGTCCAGAAATCAAGGGGATCAGTGGCTATCGGTGCAGACCCACGTGACGTTGCAGAAGGTCCACCAAGTGATTCTGGAGGCCACAGtgggaggagaggcaggagacATAGCCATTGATGACATCTCCATTATCAGTGGACCATGTCCTGTCTCTG ATTTGTGTGACTTTGAGGAGGGGAGTTGTAActggcagcagcagactgatgaTGACTTTGACTGGATCAGACAATCGGGCTCCACTCACAACGCCAATACAGGACCAGACAGCGACCACACCACCAACACACCTGCTGGCCATTACTACTACCTGCCCTCCTCTAGCACTGACCGCACCGGACAGACAGCTGCAATGTCCTCACCACTCTACCCTGCAG GCAAAGGAGCTTGTGTGCAGCTTTGGTACCACATGTATGGCACAGGCATGGGGACGCTGAATGTTTACCAGAAGAGTGAAGACGGGAAGAAAGCTCTGATTTTCTCTCAGACAGGAGACCAGGGCCGACTGTGGAGGTTTGCTCAGGCTTCGCTTCTGCCACGGGTTCAACCTTACAGA ATTGTGGTGGAAGGTGTGAAGGCACGCCCCACTCTGGAGGGAGACATGGCTTTTGATGATGTCCAGCTGATGGACGCTCAGTGTCCTCCTCATGGATTTTGTGACTTTGAGAGAAACATGTGCAGCTGGAGCAACCTGGGTGTAGGAGTTGACCAAGGAGACTGGCTCCGCGGCAGAGGAGCCTCTCCAAACCCCAACACTGGACCCAGTGTTGATCACACCACCAACTCAACACAAG GTTACTATCTGTATGTGGACAGCTCAGTGGGCGAGTGGGGAAGCACGTCCTTCCTGGTCAGTGATGTGTTCCAACCGTCCACTAGAGGGCACTGTCTGACGTTCTGGTACCACATGTATGGCAGCAATGTGGGGACTGTCAGAGTTTACATAAATGACAG AAAAATGCACACTGGTGGCACAGAGGAAGGGATTCTGAAGTGGATCGAGACAGGAAACAAAGGAGACAAGTGGCATATGGCCAATGTGTCTATTAAACATGAAGAAGCATTCTGG tttgtgtttgtgtatcagaGGGGGGAGAATGGAGGTGGGGATGTTGCTCTTGATGACATTACCATCTCCCATGAGGGCTGCTATTCAGATCCCCCCATCAACCCTCCTGATGACAACAATG atGCGTTGTCCATTGGCCTTGCAGTTGGTCTGACTCTGCTGGCTGGACTCATcatctccatcttcctctttgtTCTGAACAGGAAACGTAGCACAAT GAACCAGCCGACAGTTCTGAATAACGAACCGATTGACCAGAACCCTGCATTTGACCTCTTTGACTGCAAAATAGAG GGCACACAACACGGAACTGAATCGGACTTTTCCTTCATCAACAAGCTGTATCAACCAATGCCACATGTAACTGACACCAACATGGTTTCATCTGATGCTTAG